The proteins below are encoded in one region of Bacillus vallismortis:
- the sacA gene encoding sucrose-6-phosphate hydrolase, whose amino-acid sequence MTSHDQELRRRAYEEVEKKERIANSDPHRQHFHIMPPVGLLNDPNGVIYWKGSYHVFFQWQPFQTGHGAKFWGHYTSPDAVNWKREEIALAPSDWFDKNGCYSGSAVTKDGRLYLLYTGNVKDQDGNRETYQCLAVSDDGLTFEKKGVVARLPEGYTAHFRDPKVWEHEGTWYMVIGAQTENLKGHAVLFASDNLTEWRFLGPITGAGFNGLDDFGYMWECPDLFSLQESDVLIVSPQGLETDGFRYQNVYQSGYFVGRLDYNQPELKHGHFSELDQGFDFYAPQTLEDDQGRRILFAWMAVPDQDEGSHPTIDYHWIHCMTLPRQLTLSGEKLIQQPLPELKAMRRNEKNIQINMHGSSGTIPVENPARAEILMKDIDTESGFSIRIRGAAAFSFDKEKGVVTLERTSFDGTRTEERHCRIKDVHAVHMFIDASSIEIFINEGEEVFSARYFPFPGNHEVKASSAGKSAMNVGIWTLM is encoded by the coding sequence ATGACATCACATGATCAGGAGCTTCGTCGCCGGGCATATGAAGAAGTGGAGAAAAAAGAGCGGATCGCTAACAGCGATCCGCATCGCCAGCATTTTCATATCATGCCGCCGGTTGGGCTGCTGAATGATCCGAATGGCGTGATATATTGGAAGGGTAGCTATCATGTGTTTTTTCAGTGGCAGCCGTTTCAGACAGGGCATGGCGCGAAATTCTGGGGCCATTATACGAGTCCGGATGCTGTGAATTGGAAGCGGGAAGAGATTGCGCTGGCACCGAGTGATTGGTTCGATAAAAACGGCTGCTACTCGGGTAGCGCTGTCACCAAAGACGGTCGTCTTTATCTGTTGTACACTGGTAATGTCAAGGATCAGGATGGCAATCGAGAAACATATCAATGCCTTGCTGTATCTGACGACGGGCTGACTTTTGAGAAAAAGGGTGTCGTCGCCCGCCTCCCGGAAGGATACACCGCACATTTTCGCGACCCGAAGGTATGGGAGCATGAAGGCACATGGTATATGGTGATCGGCGCGCAAACGGAGAATTTGAAAGGACACGCTGTGTTGTTTGCTTCGGATAACCTGACGGAGTGGAGATTTCTCGGCCCGATAACCGGTGCGGGTTTCAACGGGCTTGACGATTTCGGGTACATGTGGGAATGCCCTGACTTGTTTTCTCTTCAGGAGTCCGACGTGCTGATTGTCTCGCCTCAGGGTCTTGAGACTGATGGTTTTCGATATCAGAACGTGTATCAATCAGGTTATTTTGTCGGGCGTCTTGATTATAACCAGCCTGAACTAAAGCACGGCCATTTTTCAGAACTTGATCAAGGTTTTGATTTCTACGCTCCGCAAACACTTGAAGACGATCAGGGAAGGCGGATTTTGTTTGCGTGGATGGCTGTGCCTGACCAGGATGAAGGGTCTCATCCGACGATTGACTATCACTGGATTCACTGTATGACGCTGCCGAGACAGCTGACGCTATCAGGAGAGAAGCTGATTCAGCAGCCGCTGCCTGAGCTGAAAGCCATGCGCAGGAATGAGAAAAATATACAAATCAACATGCACGGGTCATCTGGTACGATTCCGGTTGAAAACCCTGCAAGAGCTGAGATCCTCATGAAAGACATTGATACGGAGTCCGGTTTTTCAATCCGTATCCGCGGAGCGGCTGCGTTCTCCTTTGATAAGGAGAAGGGAGTTGTTACGCTGGAGCGGACGAGCTTCGACGGAACACGAACAGAAGAGAGACATTGCCGCATCAAGGATGTGCATGCCGTGCACATGTTTATCGATGCGTCTTCTATAGAAATCTTTATCAATGAGGGAGAAGAGGTCTTCAGTGCGAGATATTTTCCTTTCCCGGGAAATCATGAAGTGAAAGCCAGCTCGGCGGGAAAATCTGCTATGAACGTCGGAATCTGGACACTTATGTAG
- a CDS encoding bifunctional hydroxymethylpyrimidine kinase/phosphomethylpyrimidine kinase — MSMHKALTIAGSDSSGGAGIQADLKTFQEKNVYGMTALTVIVAMDPNNSWDHQVFPIDIDTIRAQLATITDGIGVDAMKTGMLPTVDIIELAAKTIKEKQLKNVVIDPVMVCKGANEVLYPEHAQALREQLAPLATVITPNLFEASQLSGMDELKTVDDMIEAAKKIHALGAQYVVITGGGKLKHEKAVDVLYDGEKAEVLESDMIDTPYTHGAGCTFSAAVTAELAKGAEVKEAIYAAKEFITAAIKESFPLNQYVGPTKHSAHRMDQSS, encoded by the coding sequence ACCATTGCCGGCTCAGATTCCAGCGGCGGTGCTGGGATTCAAGCTGATTTAAAAACATTTCAAGAGAAAAACGTATACGGGATGACTGCCTTAACGGTGATCGTTGCGATGGACCCGAACAACAGCTGGGACCATCAGGTATTCCCGATCGATATTGATACAATCCGCGCCCAGCTTGCAACGATTACGGACGGCATCGGAGTGGACGCCATGAAAACAGGAATGCTGCCAACCGTTGATATTATCGAGCTTGCGGCAAAAACGATCAAAGAAAAACAATTAAAAAATGTGGTCATTGACCCCGTTATGGTTTGCAAAGGAGCAAATGAAGTCCTTTATCCGGAGCACGCCCAAGCCCTGCGCGAGCAATTAGCGCCGCTAGCCACTGTCATTACACCGAATTTGTTTGAAGCCAGCCAGCTCAGCGGCATGGATGAATTAAAAACAGTTGACGATATGATCGAAGCCGCGAAAAAAATTCACGCACTCGGCGCTCAATATGTCGTGATTACAGGCGGAGGCAAACTCAAACACGAAAAAGCCGTTGATGTTCTCTATGACGGAGAAAAAGCGGAGGTTCTTGAAAGCGATATGATCGATACACCTTATACACATGGCGCAGGCTGTACCTTCTCAGCTGCCGTGACAGCGGAGCTCGCCAAAGGTGCGGAAGTCAAAGAAGCCATTTACGCAGCGAAAGAATTCATTACCGCTGCCATTAAAGAATCCTTCCCGCTCAACCAGTATGTTGGACCTACGAAGCATTCCGCACATCGTATGGATCAATCATCATAA